In Sinorhizobium numidicum, the following proteins share a genomic window:
- a CDS encoding sugar ABC transporter ATP-binding protein — MAERDTPTVLFRMEGVSKRYGGVRALENAELAVTAGRIHAILGENGAGKSTLIKIMAGVVAPDDGRMLLDGQEVAFRSPAEAAAAGIACVFQELSLIPDLSVADNIVIANPPCRFGMIDRRAQRAIAEEALARAGADDIHPRAAVKDLPLSRRQLVEIAKALVSKPRILILDEATSALTAGDVAKVFAVLKRLRSEGLALLYISHRMHEITELADTCTVFRNGRNVASFKAGTRSSSEVVEMMIGREYSNVFPPKPKRIAAAGKPVLECRSLGWSDRLRDISLTVGEGEVVGLGGLEGQGQRQLLLALFGVLRGTTGSLLIDGTPATVRSPATARGAHNAMALIPEDRKTEGLMLPMTVRENLSFAALDRVSRGGIIDRNKEEQLIDEMVRLLAIKTAGLDIQVGALSGGNQQKVVIAKWLMRKPRIILLNDPTRGIDVGTKQELYQLLRRLAETGAAILFYSTDYDELIGCCDRVLVFYDGRIVRELEGDEITEHALIASALNVEEGKGTAA, encoded by the coding sequence ATGGCAGAACGAGACACGCCAACCGTGCTCTTCCGGATGGAAGGCGTGTCGAAACGCTATGGCGGTGTGCGCGCGCTCGAAAATGCCGAACTCGCGGTAACGGCGGGTCGGATCCACGCGATTCTCGGTGAAAACGGCGCCGGCAAATCGACGCTCATCAAGATCATGGCAGGCGTGGTGGCGCCGGATGATGGGCGAATGCTTCTCGACGGCCAAGAGGTCGCCTTCCGCTCACCAGCGGAGGCTGCCGCTGCAGGCATTGCCTGCGTTTTCCAAGAGCTGTCGCTGATCCCGGACTTGAGCGTTGCCGACAATATCGTCATCGCCAATCCGCCCTGCCGTTTCGGCATGATCGACCGCCGTGCTCAGCGGGCGATCGCCGAGGAGGCTTTGGCGCGAGCGGGTGCCGACGATATTCATCCTCGGGCGGCGGTGAAGGACCTGCCGCTGTCGCGTCGGCAACTGGTGGAGATCGCCAAGGCGCTCGTCTCGAAGCCGCGCATTCTGATCCTCGACGAAGCCACCTCGGCACTCACGGCCGGCGATGTTGCCAAGGTGTTTGCTGTCCTCAAACGGCTGCGTTCAGAAGGCCTTGCTCTCCTTTACATCTCGCACCGCATGCACGAGATCACCGAACTTGCCGACACGTGCACCGTGTTTCGCAATGGCCGCAACGTTGCGAGTTTCAAGGCCGGCACCCGCAGCAGCAGCGAAGTCGTTGAGATGATGATCGGGCGCGAATACAGCAATGTTTTCCCGCCGAAGCCGAAGCGAATAGCGGCGGCAGGAAAACCAGTACTCGAATGCCGAAGCCTCGGCTGGAGCGATCGGCTGCGCGATATTTCCCTGACCGTCGGGGAAGGGGAGGTGGTGGGCCTCGGCGGCTTGGAAGGGCAGGGGCAGCGGCAGTTGCTTTTAGCCCTCTTCGGCGTGTTGCGCGGAACGACGGGTTCGCTGCTCATCGACGGCACACCGGCCACGGTCCGAAGCCCGGCGACCGCGCGGGGAGCGCACAACGCCATGGCGCTCATCCCGGAAGACCGAAAGACCGAGGGATTGATGCTGCCGATGACAGTGCGCGAAAACCTGTCCTTCGCTGCCCTCGATCGTGTTTCCCGCGGCGGCATCATCGATCGGAACAAGGAGGAGCAACTGATCGACGAAATGGTACGGCTGCTGGCGATCAAGACCGCGGGCCTCGATATTCAGGTGGGGGCGCTCTCTGGCGGCAATCAGCAAAAGGTCGTCATCGCCAAGTGGCTGATGCGCAAACCTAGGATCATTCTGCTCAACGATCCGACCCGTGGGATCGACGTCGGAACGAAGCAGGAGCTCTACCAGCTTCTAAGGAGATTGGCGGAGACTGGAGCGGCGATCCTGTTCTACTCTACCGACTACGACGAGCTGATCGGTTGCTGCGACCGTGTGCTGGTCTTCTATGACGGCCGTATCGTGCGGGAATTGGAGGGCGATGAGATCACGGAGCATGCGCTGATCGCCAGTGCGCTCAACGTCGAGGAAGGCAAGGGGACAGCAGCATGA
- a CDS encoding ABC transporter permease, which produces MSEWRYWLNEQRGTLIGLAIFLMMFSVYIANHPAGLTANVAQTAANKGALLAFVAMAQALVVITAGIDLSVGMIFVLTNCLASWIVVGAPMPTALGVGAVLLTGMVCGAINGLLVIYGRLQPIVATIATGAVYFGLALLLRPFPGGSVNEELADALTGRLFGVVPSSLVALTAVVFLVWLPFRRSKIGRAAYAAGSSEPAAFMSGVPIRRGKFAAYTLAGLLAGMGGLFLTFFTYTGEAAYASGSAYTLWSIAAVVLGGVSLYGGRGSAIGAIFGAFAARTTGDMLFVFDVDPLWQPLLQGIVLMIAVSIGSLALLRVRNRLDWFR; this is translated from the coding sequence ATGAGCGAATGGCGCTACTGGCTGAATGAACAGCGCGGCACACTGATAGGGCTCGCCATTTTTCTGATGATGTTTTCCGTCTACATCGCCAACCACCCGGCCGGCCTCACTGCGAATGTGGCGCAGACGGCCGCCAACAAAGGCGCTCTGCTCGCCTTCGTAGCGATGGCACAGGCACTGGTGGTGATCACCGCTGGAATTGACCTCTCCGTGGGCATGATCTTCGTGCTGACGAATTGCCTCGCCTCCTGGATCGTCGTCGGCGCGCCGATGCCGACCGCCCTCGGGGTGGGCGCGGTGCTTTTGACCGGCATGGTCTGCGGCGCCATTAATGGACTGCTGGTGATCTACGGTCGGCTGCAGCCGATCGTCGCGACAATCGCGACCGGTGCGGTCTATTTCGGCCTGGCGCTGCTGCTCAGACCTTTCCCCGGCGGTTCGGTCAACGAGGAGCTCGCCGATGCGCTGACCGGCCGGCTCTTCGGCGTTGTCCCTTCGAGCCTTGTGGCGTTGACGGCAGTCGTCTTTCTCGTCTGGTTGCCCTTTCGGCGCTCCAAGATCGGTCGCGCCGCCTATGCGGCGGGTTCTTCCGAGCCGGCGGCTTTCATGTCCGGCGTGCCGATCCGGCGAGGCAAGTTTGCGGCCTATACGCTTGCCGGACTGCTCGCGGGCATGGGGGGATTGTTCCTTACCTTTTTCACCTATACCGGCGAGGCGGCCTATGCCAGCGGCAGCGCATATACGCTCTGGTCCATTGCCGCCGTGGTGCTCGGCGGCGTATCGCTTTATGGCGGGCGCGGCAGCGCGATCGGCGCGATCTTCGGCGCCTTCGCGGCTCGCACCACCGGCGACATGCTCTTCGTCTTCGACGTCGACCCGCTGTGGCAGCCGCTGCTCCAGGGCATCGTGCTCATGATTGCCGTCAGCATCGGATCGTTGGCCTTGCTGCGCGTCCGCAACCGTTTGGATTGGTTCCGATGA
- a CDS encoding ABC transporter permease yields the protein MSEASEDHLSFRARLPGFLRRMEPAVLTAFGCILLLLFLGSLYSSNFLSPDYLLQQMKVASFLGVVAAGMMVVILLGHIDLSVPWVMTMGAMMACAVAGFGEAGPVIAIPAGVFCGASFGLLNGVGVAYLRIPSMIVTLATNVVAQGLMVVYTGGFSPQDSASPAMRWLATGAIIPGLPNAILVWIAISAAMIFLFTRTSYGRAVYGIGNSERAAYLSGVDTRRVVMIAFAISGALSAFGGVLLAGYASKAAQAMGDAYLLPAIAAVVLGGTSILGGRGSYLGTVAGVVLITLLQSILSVMQMPEAGRQIVYGAVIIVMLLLYGRAPPDR from the coding sequence ATGAGCGAGGCCTCCGAAGACCATCTCTCGTTCAGAGCCCGCCTGCCGGGCTTTCTCCGCCGCATGGAGCCGGCCGTCCTCACTGCATTCGGCTGCATCCTGCTGCTTCTGTTTTTGGGCAGCCTTTATTCGAGCAACTTCCTGTCGCCCGATTATCTTCTGCAGCAGATGAAAGTCGCTTCCTTCCTCGGCGTGGTCGCCGCCGGAATGATGGTCGTCATCCTCCTCGGCCACATCGATCTCTCCGTTCCCTGGGTGATGACCATGGGCGCGATGATGGCCTGCGCGGTTGCCGGCTTCGGCGAGGCGGGACCCGTTATCGCGATCCCCGCCGGCGTTTTCTGCGGCGCGAGTTTCGGCCTATTGAACGGCGTCGGCGTCGCCTATTTGCGCATTCCCTCGATGATCGTGACCCTTGCGACCAATGTGGTGGCGCAGGGGCTGATGGTGGTCTACACGGGCGGTTTCTCACCGCAGGATTCGGCATCACCTGCGATGCGCTGGCTGGCGACCGGTGCGATCATACCAGGTCTCCCAAACGCCATTCTGGTCTGGATCGCCATCAGCGCCGCGATGATCTTCCTGTTCACGCGCACTTCGTATGGACGCGCAGTCTATGGTATCGGCAACAGCGAGCGCGCCGCCTATCTCTCCGGCGTCGACACCCGACGCGTCGTCATGATCGCTTTCGCGATTTCAGGAGCTCTGAGCGCTTTTGGCGGCGTTCTGCTCGCCGGCTATGCGTCGAAGGCGGCTCAGGCGATGGGTGACGCTTATCTTCTGCCGGCGATTGCCGCCGTCGTGCTCGGCGGCACGTCTATTCTCGGCGGCCGCGGTTCCTATCTCGGGACTGTCGCTGGCGTCGTCCTGATTACTCTGTTGCAATCGATACTCTCGGTCATGCAGATGCCGGAAGCGGGCCGGCAGATCGTCTACGGCGCGGTCATTATCGTCATGCTTCTGCTCTATGGCCGCGCGCCGCCGGACCGGTAA
- a CDS encoding substrate-binding domain-containing protein yields MATLQQIAFHAGCSLATVSRALKGEGPVSDEMVRRVRRAAAELGYRSRTSAGVAGTRNRPVVGVLVPSVTNPVFAASLAGIQHRMQAASHGVLIAQSNYDPALECRAVSALLEQRPTGLILTLCNAETSKALSASLPPTILLNNLPVARFPAAVTVDNYRAGYEITRHVLAHRHHRILFVSGHFSSSDRARLRYEGYRAAMGDAGYRPLQPMEIPFVDGYEHLELAPVMEDYAPTAIIASNDLLALGVIGALRRVGLSVPGDVSVAGFDGIPIGRLMNPSLTTVAMPDGDMGVAAAAMLLDIATNALQCRHLRLDHRLYAGGTVRSAV; encoded by the coding sequence ATGGCGACGCTGCAGCAGATAGCTTTTCACGCCGGTTGCTCGCTGGCGACGGTGTCGCGCGCTTTGAAGGGCGAAGGGCCGGTCAGTGATGAAATGGTACGCCGCGTGCGTCGCGCCGCCGCTGAACTCGGCTACAGATCTCGCACTTCGGCCGGTGTAGCCGGGACGCGGAACCGTCCCGTTGTCGGCGTGCTGGTGCCGAGTGTGACGAATCCTGTCTTCGCCGCCTCGCTCGCCGGCATTCAGCACCGTATGCAGGCGGCTTCACATGGTGTTCTGATTGCCCAATCAAACTATGATCCGGCACTGGAATGCCGGGCGGTCAGCGCGCTCTTGGAGCAGCGCCCGACCGGCTTGATCCTGACGCTCTGCAATGCTGAAACCAGCAAGGCGCTTTCTGCATCACTGCCCCCGACGATCCTGCTGAACAATCTGCCGGTTGCTCGCTTCCCTGCTGCCGTGACAGTCGACAATTACCGCGCCGGTTATGAGATCACACGTCATGTGCTGGCGCATCGGCACCACCGCATCCTGTTCGTTTCTGGCCATTTCTCCTCCTCCGACCGGGCACGCCTGCGTTACGAAGGATACCGCGCTGCGATGGGCGACGCCGGGTACCGCCCGCTCCAACCAATGGAAATTCCGTTCGTTGACGGCTACGAGCATCTGGAACTCGCCCCCGTGATGGAAGACTACGCCCCGACGGCGATCATCGCTTCCAATGACCTGCTGGCTCTGGGCGTTATCGGCGCGCTCAGACGGGTTGGCCTGTCGGTACCTGGCGACGTCTCGGTTGCCGGTTTTGACGGCATTCCGATCGGCCGGCTAATGAACCCCTCGCTCACCACCGTGGCGATGCCGGACGGCGACATGGGCGTTGCAGCCGCGGCGATGCTGCTCGACATCGCCACAAATGCCCTGCAATGCCGCCATCTTCGCCTCGATCATCGGCTCTATGCCGGTGGGACGGTGCGCAGCGCAGTGTAG
- a CDS encoding ABC transporter substrate-binding protein, with the protein MKLFRQFLAAASVSITLAAPAQAETVLTVHYPMPGFFKDVMDTISKKFMEENPDIKITFANPSATYEEGIQTIMRQAGTAEMPDITFIGLNRLRMVNERDIPVDLAPFIAKDGNMAEQGFSDNILKLAQVGGKQVGLAFATSNPIMYYNADLVRKAGGDPDKPPKTWDEVIALGGKIKALGGGVEGIDFRWQGDDWMFSALLFGAGGRMLNEDETKVAFNGPEGQKAIEVLDRMVKEGGLPVLTKQAGEQAFVAGKIGFAFQTTGALRNTIKNVGGKFDLRTAHIPLIDPVNGKLPTGGNAVVILTRDAEKQDAAWKFAKFAAGPYGASVVVPGTGYVPNNELAAKSPEYLGNFYRENPLFRAALEQMPRMIPWYAFPGTNGVKVTQSIVENLSRVVEQSATPQEALDDAAAEVESLLPRS; encoded by the coding sequence ATGAAACTATTCAGGCAATTTCTCGCCGCCGCGTCGGTGTCGATCACCCTCGCAGCCCCGGCTCAGGCCGAAACGGTGCTGACGGTGCACTATCCGATGCCCGGCTTCTTCAAGGACGTGATGGACACGATCTCGAAGAAGTTCATGGAAGAAAACCCGGATATCAAGATCACCTTTGCCAATCCCTCCGCCACCTACGAGGAAGGTATCCAGACGATCATGCGCCAAGCCGGCACGGCTGAGATGCCCGACATCACCTTCATCGGCCTCAACCGCCTGCGCATGGTCAACGAGCGCGACATTCCCGTTGATCTCGCACCGTTCATCGCCAAGGACGGCAACATGGCCGAGCAGGGTTTCTCGGACAACATCCTGAAGCTCGCCCAGGTCGGCGGCAAGCAGGTGGGCCTCGCTTTCGCGACCTCCAATCCGATCATGTACTACAACGCCGATCTCGTCCGCAAAGCCGGCGGAGATCCGGACAAGCCGCCGAAGACCTGGGACGAAGTGATCGCACTCGGCGGCAAGATCAAGGCGCTCGGCGGCGGCGTCGAAGGCATCGACTTCCGCTGGCAGGGTGACGATTGGATGTTCTCCGCCCTCCTCTTCGGCGCCGGCGGTCGCATGCTGAACGAGGACGAGACGAAGGTCGCCTTCAACGGTCCGGAAGGTCAGAAGGCAATCGAAGTGCTCGACCGCATGGTCAAGGAAGGCGGACTGCCGGTTCTCACGAAACAGGCCGGCGAACAGGCTTTCGTCGCCGGCAAGATCGGCTTCGCCTTCCAGACGACCGGCGCGCTGCGCAACACGATCAAGAATGTCGGTGGTAAGTTCGACCTGCGCACGGCGCATATCCCGCTGATCGATCCCGTGAACGGCAAGCTGCCGACCGGCGGCAATGCCGTCGTGATCCTGACGCGCGACGCCGAAAAGCAGGATGCGGCCTGGAAATTCGCCAAGTTCGCGGCGGGCCCCTATGGCGCCTCGGTCGTTGTCCCCGGGACCGGTTACGTCCCGAACAACGAACTCGCCGCGAAGTCGCCGGAATACCTTGGGAACTTCTACAGGGAAAATCCATTGTTCCGCGCCGCCCTTGAGCAGATGCCGCGGATGATCCCGTGGTATGCCTTCCCGGGCACGAACGGGGTCAAGGTCACCCAGTCGATCGTAGAGAACCTGTCGCGGGTGGTCGAACAATCAGCAACACCGCAGGAGGCGCTCGACGACGCGGCCGCCGAAGTGGAAAGCCTGCTGCCGCGCAGTTGA
- a CDS encoding carbohydrate ABC transporter permease yields the protein MTSLSLGRIVRLTLLSLGALVFLAPYTFMLSTAGKAQSEIFSSSLSLIPEHWSYVENFSKALSRVSMTTLLMNGVIVCALIFIVQVVVAIPCAYAMAKLKFPAARLMMALVMLGLLVPIHATALPLYVAFDRLAVLNSYTALVAPFSISVFAIFLFLQFFRAIPDDLIHAARLDGMSESDIVTRVVVPNAWPAITAFAIFSVVAHWNDLFWPLVVVTNQDYATPPLGLLYFRAAEAGDDYGALMAATLMITLPLVAAFLLAQKRFVEGITMTGLKG from the coding sequence ATGACCAGCCTTTCCCTCGGCCGGATCGTTCGGCTCACACTCCTGTCGCTCGGCGCGCTCGTTTTCCTTGCGCCCTACACTTTCATGCTTTCGACCGCCGGCAAGGCGCAGAGCGAGATCTTTTCCTCCTCATTGTCGCTCATTCCTGAGCACTGGTCTTATGTGGAGAACTTCAGCAAGGCGCTTTCACGCGTTTCGATGACGACTCTTTTAATGAACGGCGTCATCGTCTGCGCGCTGATCTTCATCGTGCAAGTCGTCGTCGCCATACCCTGCGCCTACGCCATGGCGAAACTCAAATTTCCCGCGGCGCGTCTCATGATGGCGCTCGTGATGCTCGGGCTACTGGTGCCCATTCACGCCACCGCGCTGCCGCTCTATGTCGCCTTCGATCGATTGGCCGTGCTCAACAGCTACACGGCACTGGTTGCGCCCTTCTCCATTTCGGTCTTCGCGATCTTCCTGTTCTTGCAGTTCTTCCGCGCCATCCCGGACGATCTGATCCATGCCGCGCGCCTCGACGGCATGTCCGAGAGCGACATCGTTACCCGCGTGGTCGTGCCGAACGCATGGCCCGCCATCACCGCCTTCGCCATCTTCTCCGTGGTTGCGCATTGGAACGATCTGTTCTGGCCGCTGGTGGTCGTCACCAACCAGGACTACGCGACTCCCCCGCTCGGTCTTCTCTATTTCCGCGCCGCCGAAGCCGGCGACGACTACGGCGCGCTGATGGCCGCCACACTGATGATCACCCTTCCCCTCGTCGCCGCCTTCCTGCTCGCGCAGAAGCGCTTCGTCGAGGGCATTACAATGACCGGGCTCAAAGGCTGA
- a CDS encoding carbohydrate ABC transporter permease: protein MASVAIDMPLALADRREARISWLLAAPAILLMFLFILLPTLAVVILGFTDYELGYGGFRFVGFENYAELISDRTFRRSLWNTAVYTAIVTPVSIVLALAIALLIEAETRAKAFFRTVYFLPVASLLVAMATVWQFLFHPSIGPINAFLAYFGIAGPNWLGASGTVLYSLAIIGIWQSVGFNMVLFLAGLTAIPRELFAAAEVDGAKSWLDRFRLVTWPMLGPTTLFVTTISTINSVKVFETVKTLTEGGPNKASEVLLFTIYQEGFVYLRVGYASAITVVFLAILVVLMFLQYRILDRKVHYA from the coding sequence ATGGCTAGCGTCGCGATAGACATGCCGCTCGCGCTCGCTGATCGGCGCGAAGCACGGATCTCCTGGTTGCTGGCCGCTCCCGCAATCCTGCTCATGTTCCTCTTCATCCTGCTGCCAACGCTTGCCGTCGTGATCCTCGGCTTCACCGATTACGAGCTCGGCTATGGGGGCTTCCGCTTCGTCGGCTTCGAGAACTACGCAGAGCTAATCAGTGACCGCACCTTCCGCCGCTCCCTCTGGAACACCGCCGTCTACACGGCGATCGTTACGCCGGTGTCAATCGTGCTGGCGCTCGCCATCGCCCTGTTGATCGAGGCAGAGACGCGGGCCAAGGCCTTCTTCCGCACGGTCTATTTTCTTCCCGTCGCCTCGTTGCTCGTCGCCATGGCGACGGTCTGGCAGTTCCTCTTCCATCCGAGCATCGGACCGATCAACGCCTTCCTTGCCTATTTCGGCATTGCCGGGCCGAACTGGCTCGGCGCCTCCGGCACCGTGCTCTACAGCCTGGCGATCATCGGCATCTGGCAATCTGTCGGCTTCAACATGGTCTTATTCCTTGCCGGGCTCACCGCCATCCCGCGCGAGCTCTTTGCCGCCGCGGAAGTGGACGGCGCCAAGTCCTGGCTCGACCGGTTCCGGCTCGTGACCTGGCCGATGCTCGGGCCGACGACGCTCTTCGTCACGACGATCAGCACCATCAACTCGGTGAAGGTCTTCGAAACGGTGAAAACGCTGACCGAAGGCGGGCCGAACAAGGCCTCCGAAGTGCTGCTTTTCACCATCTACCAGGAGGGCTTCGTCTATCTCCGGGTCGGTTATGCCTCGGCGATAACGGTCGTCTTCCTCGCCATCCTCGTCGTCCTGATGTTCCTCCAATACCGCATTCTCGATCGGAAGGTGCATTACGCATGA
- a CDS encoding ABC transporter ATP-binding protein, producing MSILSLRNITKSFSGNAILKGVSLEAERGEFIALVGPSGCGKSTLLRIVAGLDHADGGEIAISGREVSTVVAADRNVAMVFQSYALYPHLTAGQNIAVPLAMRRLTATQRLPFIGSLVPGQRQIRAEIQRQVRDMASSLKIDHLLDRKPGQMSGGQRQRVALARAMVRRPSVFLMDEPLSNLDANLRVHARGEIVELHRRAGVPTLYVTHDQSEALSMADRVAVMIGGTLLQLAPPQEIYDNPAHVEVARFLGQPRINILETRMDASGTVRFGALTLAAVNAAPGETAVMIGVRPEFVRLSARADGILKARVERTEFLGSEVIVHARLDAIGETIVSKAAPAEAATLSADMPVSVDIEPDRAMLFAMTGRRLRAKTVAIASTLEKAHG from the coding sequence ATGAGCATCCTTTCGCTCCGCAACATCACCAAGTCCTTTTCCGGCAACGCGATCCTAAAGGGCGTCAGCCTGGAGGCGGAACGAGGCGAATTCATCGCGCTCGTCGGCCCGTCCGGCTGCGGCAAGAGCACGCTTTTGCGCATCGTCGCGGGATTGGATCATGCGGATGGCGGCGAGATCGCCATCAGCGGCCGCGAGGTATCAACGGTCGTCGCCGCCGATCGCAACGTCGCGATGGTATTCCAGTCCTACGCCCTCTACCCGCATCTGACGGCCGGCCAGAACATTGCCGTGCCGCTCGCGATGCGCCGCCTGACGGCTACCCAGCGCCTACCGTTCATCGGCAGCCTTGTTCCCGGTCAGCGGCAGATCCGTGCCGAGATTCAGCGGCAGGTCCGCGACATGGCCTCGTCCCTCAAGATCGACCATCTGCTTGACCGAAAACCGGGGCAGATGTCGGGCGGACAGCGCCAGCGCGTGGCACTCGCCCGCGCGATGGTTCGGCGTCCGAGCGTCTTCCTGATGGACGAGCCGCTCTCCAACCTCGATGCGAACCTGCGCGTTCACGCCCGTGGCGAGATCGTCGAGCTTCACCGGCGTGCCGGCGTGCCGACGCTCTACGTCACCCACGACCAGTCCGAGGCGCTGTCGATGGCCGATCGTGTTGCCGTGATGATCGGCGGTACCCTCCTGCAATTGGCTCCGCCGCAGGAAATCTATGACAACCCCGCCCATGTCGAGGTCGCCCGCTTCCTCGGCCAGCCGCGCATCAACATTCTCGAAACGCGGATGGATGCGTCCGGCACGGTGCGCTTCGGGGCCCTGACCCTTGCCGCCGTAAATGCAGCGCCGGGCGAGACGGCGGTCATGATAGGCGTCCGGCCCGAATTCGTCCGCCTCAGTGCAAGGGCTGACGGCATCCTGAAGGCCCGTGTCGAGCGGACCGAGTTCCTGGGCTCTGAGGTCATCGTGCACGCAAGACTCGACGCGATCGGCGAAACGATCGTCTCAAAGGCCGCACCGGCCGAGGCGGCAACGCTCTCAGCAGACATGCCGGTTTCGGTCGACATCGAACCAGACCGGGCGATGCTCTTCGCTATGACCGGCAGACGCTTGCGGGCGAAAACGGTCGCCATCGCGTCGACTCTGGAGAAGGCCCATGGCTAG
- a CDS encoding metallophosphoesterase family protein — MKIVQISDTHLSPSKCHFNDNWEPVARWIDTLGADLVVHTGDLTIDGADQEEDILFAMELLRKLSVPVLIVPGNHDVGHLPGSDQPVDPVRLARWRQLVGPDYWVSDHGNWRLIGLNSLLLGFENAEEEAQFEWLERQLAGRDNRRVAIFAHKPLFVDDPAEGDTGYWSVKPKQRQRFYELMADHDVALHASGHLHWAWQGQHAGTELVWAPPTSFIIDTLERGMPGERLVGAVLHHAGEREIESKIVSVPGLRAHVLDHVVEEVYPRAAKKLVEAAQ, encoded by the coding sequence ATGAAAATCGTTCAGATCAGCGACACCCATCTCAGCCCGTCCAAATGCCATTTCAACGACAATTGGGAACCCGTTGCCCGCTGGATCGACACGCTGGGCGCTGACCTCGTCGTCCATACCGGCGATCTCACGATCGACGGTGCGGACCAGGAGGAAGACATCCTCTTTGCCATGGAACTCCTCCGGAAACTGTCGGTGCCGGTGCTGATCGTGCCCGGCAACCACGATGTCGGCCACCTGCCCGGCTCGGATCAGCCGGTCGATCCCGTGCGGCTCGCCCGCTGGCGGCAGCTGGTCGGACCGGACTACTGGGTTTCCGACCACGGCAACTGGCGGCTGATCGGCCTGAACAGCCTGCTTCTCGGGTTCGAGAACGCGGAAGAAGAAGCGCAATTCGAGTGGCTTGAACGGCAGCTTGCAGGCCGCGACAACCGTCGGGTGGCGATCTTCGCTCATAAGCCGCTCTTCGTCGACGACCCCGCGGAAGGCGACACGGGCTACTGGAGCGTCAAGCCGAAGCAGCGTCAGCGTTTCTACGAGCTCATGGCCGACCATGACGTTGCGCTCCATGCCAGCGGCCACCTGCACTGGGCTTGGCAGGGCCAGCATGCGGGCACCGAACTCGTCTGGGCGCCACCCACCTCCTTCATCATCGATACGCTGGAGCGCGGGATGCCGGGAGAACGGCTCGTCGGAGCGGTCCTCCATCACGCTGGCGAACGAGAGATCGAGAGCAAAATCGTCAGCGTGCCCGGATTGAGAGCTCACGTGCTCGATCACGTCGTCGAGGAAGTTTACCCGCGCGCAGCGAAAAAGCTCGTGGAGGCGGCGCAATGA